In a single window of the Pseudoxanthomonas sp. F37 genome:
- a CDS encoding DUF2946 family protein → MRSHAFLRPMLQLALLAALLMAFAPSITRWMASEGPQVLAGWTELCTTEGIQWVDTRAESPVGKSPSPDGMPMGADCAYCTLAAALPLLLLALALLFPRPAADVIASVVTLPRARRLRLRGLGGQGPPVLL, encoded by the coding sequence CGTTCGCATGCCTTCCTCCGACCGATGCTGCAGCTGGCCCTGCTGGCCGCGCTGCTGATGGCGTTTGCGCCGTCCATCACGCGCTGGATGGCGAGCGAGGGGCCGCAGGTGCTGGCCGGCTGGACCGAGCTTTGCACCACCGAGGGCATCCAATGGGTCGACACGCGCGCCGAGTCGCCGGTCGGCAAGTCGCCATCGCCCGACGGCATGCCGATGGGCGCCGATTGCGCGTACTGCACGCTGGCGGCAGCGCTGCCCTTGCTGCTGCTGGCCCTCGCGTTGCTGTTCCCCCGTCCCGCCGCGGACGTCATCGCGAGCGTCGTGACGCTTCCACGCGCCAGGCGGCTGCGCCTGCGTGGTCTGGGCGGACAAGGGCCGCCCGTCCTGCTCTGA